The Chitinispirillum alkaliphilum genome has a segment encoding these proteins:
- a CDS encoding Pantoate--beta-alanine ligase yields the protein MKTVSSPQEMKNLSFTLQKSGSTIGLVPTMGALHKGHLSLLSLASQQTDVKVMSIFVNPTQFAPGEDLEKYPRTLEDDIRRAENAGCDILFVPSVSDMYPVNYSTFVDVENIGQRLCGASRPGHFRGVATVVLKFFNIVNPQVAVFGQKDAQQVIVLKRMVHDLNLSVHIETGPIIRENDGLALSSRNVYLTNSERREASLIYKGLIKAQAAFHSGTVDTSQLRSLILELYEGALYLTPEYIEIVDTLTLEPLERILDTALVAVACRTKQSDTRLIDNIILGGKL from the coding sequence GTGAAAACCGTATCTTCTCCTCAGGAAATGAAAAATCTCTCCTTCACACTCCAGAAAAGCGGAAGCACCATAGGGCTTGTACCAACAATGGGCGCACTGCATAAGGGGCATCTCTCTCTGCTCAGTTTAGCTTCACAACAGACCGATGTAAAGGTGATGAGCATATTTGTAAATCCCACACAATTTGCTCCCGGAGAGGATCTGGAAAAATACCCACGCACTCTGGAGGATGACATCCGCAGGGCTGAGAATGCCGGGTGTGATATACTGTTTGTACCCTCTGTCTCAGATATGTATCCTGTGAATTATAGCACTTTTGTGGATGTGGAGAATATAGGGCAGCGTCTCTGTGGTGCAAGCCGTCCCGGGCATTTTCGGGGGGTTGCGACTGTGGTGCTTAAATTTTTCAATATCGTGAATCCACAGGTGGCAGTTTTTGGCCAGAAAGATGCCCAGCAGGTTATAGTGTTAAAACGTATGGTGCACGATCTCAACCTTTCTGTTCATATTGAGACCGGCCCGATTATCAGGGAAAATGATGGGTTGGCGCTAAGTTCCAGAAATGTTTATCTGACCAACTCCGAACGCAGGGAAGCATCACTGATCTATAAAGGGCTTATAAAGGCGCAGGCTGCTTTCCATAGCGGTACAGTAGATACATCTCAACTTCGCTCCCTGATTCTTGAGCTCTACGAGGGAGCTCTTTATCTCACCCCCGAATACATAGAAATCGTAGACACTCTCACACTCGAGCCCTTGGAGAGAATTCTGGATACTGCTTTGGTTGCAGTTGCATGCCGTACAAAACAGAGCGACACCCGCCTTATCGACAACATTATTCTGGGAGGTAAACTGTGA
- a CDS encoding Alpha-amylase, whose amino-acid sequence MSNIQVPLIYNLFPRHFDTFEEWSSVLPQAKKMGFNSIFINPFHQTGFSGSLYAVKDYYKLNPLFLKEGQSPSDFTPLKKFITRCQDMGLMPIMDLVINHTAFDSVLTESKPQWYRRDEKGEIICPYAVDPADPSNVQVWGDLAMIDNHFSTDKQGLWDYWDKLVSFYQDLGILGYRCDAAYQVPASLWKFLISAAKERDKNTRFYAETLGCQVSEVEALGDVGFDYLFNSSKWWNFDAPWALEQHDIFKKFAPSIAFPESHDTPRLAAEPPGTEAVQKCRYAFASVFSEGLMMPMGFEYGAKTRMNVVEGTPEDMDKPIWDLTGWIGKINKLKTSMPVLAEEGTWRNISGYRFPYIFLEKSSLKNEKPVYFCINKNFTAETRVEDWAIPGEIKNCSAVIDMLSPELEEQPLPPAFLLEPADIIMFK is encoded by the coding sequence GTGAGTAATATCCAAGTTCCACTGATCTATAATCTCTTCCCCAGACATTTCGATACATTTGAGGAATGGAGCAGTGTGTTGCCTCAGGCAAAAAAGATGGGGTTCAATTCAATATTTATCAATCCTTTTCACCAAACCGGGTTCTCAGGAAGTCTGTATGCGGTTAAGGATTACTACAAACTTAACCCGCTGTTTTTAAAAGAGGGACAGAGTCCTTCTGATTTCACTCCGCTGAAAAAGTTCATTACCAGGTGTCAGGATATGGGTTTGATGCCTATAATGGATCTGGTAATAAACCATACGGCATTCGATTCGGTGCTGACAGAGAGCAAGCCTCAGTGGTACAGAAGGGACGAGAAGGGGGAAATTATCTGTCCTTACGCGGTGGATCCGGCTGATCCTTCAAACGTGCAGGTATGGGGAGATCTTGCCATGATCGACAACCACTTCTCCACAGACAAGCAGGGTCTTTGGGATTACTGGGATAAGCTGGTCTCTTTTTACCAGGATCTGGGGATATTGGGCTATAGGTGTGATGCGGCATATCAGGTACCCGCATCGCTGTGGAAATTTCTTATCTCTGCGGCAAAGGAAAGGGATAAAAATACCCGGTTTTATGCTGAAACGCTGGGTTGTCAGGTAAGTGAGGTTGAAGCTTTGGGTGATGTTGGGTTTGATTATCTGTTTAACTCATCAAAATGGTGGAATTTTGATGCTCCCTGGGCTCTGGAGCAACATGATATATTCAAAAAGTTTGCTCCTTCAATCGCGTTCCCTGAGTCACACGATACTCCACGTCTTGCTGCTGAGCCACCCGGTACAGAGGCGGTACAGAAGTGCAGATATGCTTTCGCTTCTGTTTTCTCTGAGGGATTGATGATGCCGATGGGGTTTGAGTATGGAGCAAAAACCAGAATGAATGTGGTCGAAGGTACTCCGGAGGATATGGATAAACCAATATGGGATCTTACTGGCTGGATCGGGAAAATAAACAAACTGAAAACAAGTATGCCGGTTCTTGCCGAAGAGGGAACATGGAGAAATATTTCCGGTTATCGTTTTCCCTACATATTTCTCGAGAAATCTTCTCTCAAAAATGAAAAACCGGTCTATTTCTGCATTAACAAGAATTTTACCGCAGAGACACGGGTTGAAGACTGGGCGATTCCCGGAGAGATCAAAAACTGTTCTGCGGTGATTGATATGCTCTCCCCTGAACTGGAGGAGCAACCTCTACCCCCGGCGTTTCTGCTGGAACCTGCAGATATAATTATGTTTAAATAA